The following coding sequences are from one Candidatus Aenigmatarchaeota archaeon window:
- a CDS encoding carbohydrate kinase family protein — protein MEIVVLGSAFVDAIIHTNRLIKFKSAGKKYLGFPYTSKTEIEELEFDVGGSAHNIAVSLSKFKNKVGIIGKVGNDPNGLMIMANLQKEGVDTKYFRKTKEMMSGFSQVFITPEGEKSILTYRGANDLISPEDVKENYFKSIKWFVFTSVLSQGSLDAVSKAIYFTKRNGGKVLGNPSINMVRYRKRELLGFLKFCDIVVMNGEEACELTGTRNEKKSLKKFLELGLKSVIVTRGKRGLMGYDNGKFYKKTSINVRVVDTTGAGDTFTAGFLHWFIKTNSFEESLEFGNSTAALNIMSVGASKNLPTESEVISLMERVKK, from the coding sequence ATGGAAATAGTTGTCCTAGGTTCAGCATTTGTGGATGCTATCATACACACAAACAGGCTGATCAAATTTAAATCAGCCGGAAAAAAATATCTAGGATTCCCCTATACTTCAAAAACAGAAATTGAGGAATTGGAATTTGATGTAGGTGGTTCTGCTCACAACATAGCTGTAAGTCTGTCAAAATTCAAGAACAAGGTTGGTATAATAGGAAAGGTGGGAAATGACCCAAATGGTTTAATGATAATGGCCAACCTACAGAAGGAGGGTGTTGATACAAAGTATTTTAGAAAAACAAAGGAAATGATGAGTGGTTTTTCACAGGTTTTTATAACACCTGAAGGAGAAAAAAGTATTCTAACATATAGAGGTGCAAATGATCTTATATCACCTGAAGATGTCAAAGAAAATTACTTCAAGAGTATAAAATGGTTTGTTTTTACAAGTGTTCTTAGCCAGGGGTCTTTAGATGCTGTTTCAAAGGCTATTTATTTCACAAAGAGGAATGGGGGAAAGGTTTTGGGAAACCCAAGCATAAATATGGTTAGATATAGGAAGAGAGAACTTTTGGGTTTTTTAAAATTTTGCGATATAGTTGTGATGAATGGTGAAGAAGCGTGCGAACTAACTGGAACGAGAAATGAAAAGAAGTCTTTAAAAAAATTTTTGGAATTAGGGTTGAAGTCGGTTATTGTAACACGCGGAAAAAGAGGGTTGATGGGATATGATAATGGGAAGTTTTATAAAAAAACCTCAATAAATGTTAGAGTTGTTGATACTACAGGTGCTGGGGATACATTTACGGCTGGTTTTTTACACTGGTTTATCAAGACCAATTCATTTGAAGAGTCACTTGAGTTCGGAAATTCAACCGCTGCATTGAATATTATGAGTGTCGGTGCTTCAAAAAATTTACCCACTGAATCTGAAGTGATAAGTCTGATGGAAAGGGTGAAAAAATGA